One Bacillus sp. (in: firmicutes) genomic window, ATACAGTCAATGGGCTTTGAAGAGGCTACACCAATTCAAGCCGAAACCATTCCTGTATCATTGCAAGGAAAAGATGTAATTGGACAAGCACAGACAGGTACCGGAAAAACAGCAGCCTTCGGTATTCCAATGATTGAAAAAATTGATGTGAAGAATGGATTTATTCAGGGGATTGTCGTTGCTCCAACCCGTGAATTAGCAATTCAGGTTGCTGAAGAGTTAAATCGGATTGGACAATTTAAAGGGGTTAGGGCACTTCCTATTTATGGTGGACAGGATATTAACCGTCAAATCCGTGCCTTGAAAAATAGACCACAAATTATTGTTGGAACACCTGGCAGGTTAATGGATCATATGAATCGCAAAACGATTCGCTTGCAAAATATTCAAATCGTCGTTTTGGATGAAGCGGATGAAATGTTGAACATGGGCTTTATTGAGGACATTGAGTCCATCCTTAAGGAAGTTCCAGAGGAACGTCAAACGTTGTTATTTTCAGCGACAATGCCAGATCCAATTCGCAAAATTGCGGAAAACTTTATGCGTGAGCCTGTGTTGATTAAGGTAAAAGCGAAAGAGATGACAGTTCCGAATATTGAACAATATTATATCGAAATCCAGGAGAAAAAGAAGTTTGATGTATTAACACGTCTTTTGGATATGGAATCACCTGAGCTAGCGATTGTATTTGGACGTACAAAACGACGCGTTGATGAATTAAGTGAGGCGCTAAATTCGAGGGGTTATGCAGCGGAAGGAATCCATGGGGATTTAACGCAAGCGAAAAGGAGCTCCGTTCTGAAAAAGTTTAAAGCTGGAACAATTGAAGTTCTTGTGGCAACGGATGTGGCTGCGCGTGGGTTGGATATTTCTGGTGTAACTCATGTATATAACTTTGATATTCCGCAAGACCCGGAAAGCTATGTGCACCGGATTGGTCGTACAGGCCGTGCTGGGAAAACAGGTTTAGCCTACACGTTTGTGACACCTAGAGAAATTGGTCAATTGAAAAATATTGAGCGAACAACAAAAAGAAGTATGGTACGAAAGCCGATTCCTTCTATGGATGATGCATTAGAAGGGCAAAAGCAAATTACTGCTGAAAAAATTCTATATACGATTCAAAATGAGAATTTTTCATTTTATAAACATATGGCTGAGGAATTGCTTGATGAGCACGACTCAGTGACAGTGGTTGCGGCGGCAATTAAATTGTTAACAAAAGAACCGGATACAACTCCAGTACAGTTAACAGCAGAAGCGCCAGTTATTGCAAAGGAACGAAAACCACGTGATAACCGTTCACGTGACAATTTTGCCCGTGATAACAGACGCCGTGAAAGTAGTAGAGGAAAAGGTGGCTTCCAACGAAATAGCAGACCACGCAGTGCAAGCTCAAGCGGTGCTCGTAAAAAGGCCTATAAATAAACATGCAAAATGCTAACCAGAAATGGTTAGCATTTTTTAATAATATCGGGATGCCTTTTTTAATACTATTGGTGCGAGTGCGATTCCGCCTAACAATCCAAAAATATGGGCATAAATATTTACGTCGGATCTGAAGAATGTCATAACGAGACCGATAACTAATATTGAAATAACAATTTGCGAGTTCATCTTGTCGATTAAATCTTTTCGATAGAGAACCATATATAAATAAATACCAAAAAGGCCAAAAATAGCACTTGATGAGCCGAGATGATAATAATTGATTGGTGCTACGAAATAAGTTCCGATATTTGCAAGTATACCGCTTGCTAAATATGTAATAATGAATGTGGACTTGCCTACCATTCTTTCAAGTGCTGGCCCGAAAAGTATTAATGAAAACGAATTAAACAGCATATGGCCAAAACCACTGTGGAGAAAAATAGGAGTGATTAGCCTCCAATATTCACCATGATACACGCCGGAATTGGAACCAATTCCTACGGAAATAAGCTGCGGCCCAATAGGCAAAAAAGAAATAACAAACCACAGAAATATATGAATAATTAAAATGAAAGTTATGACTGGATATAGACGAGTAAATGATCGAAAATCTTCATTGCGGATAAACATAGCGGCTCTCCTTTGTTATACTTGAATTATACATATTTTTATTATATTGCTTCTTAACTTTAAATAGAAGAAAGGGATACTTTTTTATGATAAAAGGCATCGGTATTGATATTGTCGAAATAAATAGAGTGCGGACAATTGTTGAAAGACAAGCGAAATTTTCGAAGCGAGTTTTAACGGAAAAGGAAGAGAAGATTTTTGAAACTTTATCAAAAGGAAGGCAAATAGAATTTTTAGCTGGTCGGTTTGCGGCCAAAGAGGCCTATGCAAAAGCGAAAGGAACAGGCATTGGAAAAAGCTTAAGCTTTCTTGATATTGAGATTTTGCCAGACGAATTAGGAAAGCCTGTCATAAAAACAAAAGAAAAAGAAATCGTTCATCTATCAATATCCCATTCAAAAGAATATGCAATTGCCCAGGTGGTCATTGAGCAAATATAGAATTAAATGCATAGCTAGTCTGCATATTGCAAAACTTTGTCTCATATATTTTTAATGCGGTAGGAGGGAACATAATTGCATGTTGTGACTGCAAATGAAATGTACGAAATTGACCGTTATACAATTGGCGAAATTGGTCTTCCTGGTGTGCTCTTGATGGAAAATGCCGGCCGCGCTTTTGTGCAAAAAGCTTTAGACTATGTGGATAAAGGTCAAAAAATAGCTGTTTTAATTGGTGCCGGTAACAATGGTGGAGATGGTTTTGTTATTGCAAGGATTTTAAAAAGCTTAGGGTTTCATGCTGATGCTTTCCTAGTAGTTGAAAAGGAAAAAGTAAAAGGCGATGCTTTGTTTCATTTTGAAGCCTTCAAGAGGTCAGGATATGAGGTCATGCTATTACATGATTTCAGCAATCTACAACATTACGATGTAATCATTGATGCGATGCTAGGTATTGGCATAAAGGGTGAAATAAAAACACCATACCAAGAAATAATCACTGCATGCAACGAGTTAACGAATCTTAAAATCTCTGTTGATATACCTAGCGGCATACCGGCAGACGGAATCCATCCTTTCAATCTAGCGTTTATGGCGGATATCACGATTACTCTAGAGCATCCTAAGCTTAGTGCTTTTACTTATCCAGCCCGCTCGTTTTATGGCAAGCTTGAAGTTGTTTCAATTGGAATTCCACCGCTAGCATCGCAAGCTGTCATGAACTATGAGCGCAAATGCTGGACTGAAAAAGAAGTAAGTAAAACAATACCAAAGCGAACACCATCATCACACAAGGGTACACATGGGAAAGGGTTAGTAATTGGCGGATCTTATCAAATGACAGGGGCACCAGTTATGACAACGAGGGCTGCACTCAGAGCTGGTGGGGGTCTGACTACATTGGCTATACCAGATGCCATTCATTCTATTGTTGCAAGTCAAATTGTTGAGGCGATGTTTTCACCGTGGAAAGAGGAAAATGGTCATTTCAGTGGTGAGTTAGGAACGGATGTCTCACGGTTTGACGCTGTTGCGTTCGGACCTGGTGTAGGTCGAGAAAATGGCGGTGAAAAGATCCTTTCAACTTTACTTGACAACGTGAAGGCACCGCTTATAGTCGATGCGGATGGGTTATTTTATCTTGCTGACCTCAAAGAAAGGTTGAAAAAAAGGCCATATCCAACCATTATTACTCCACATACAGGGGAATTTGCGCGGCTGACCAGCTATTCACTAGCTGAAATTGAAAAAAATCGCTTTGAGTTATCACGGCGGTTCGCTCTTGCATATGGAGTTTATATTGTACTAAAAGGGCCTTTTTCAATCGTAACAACCCCAACTGGTTCGCAATATGTGAACACGAGTGGAAATGCAGCACTTGCCAAGGGTGGTACAGGTGATGTTCTAACAGGGATTATTTTAGCCTTTGTCATGAATCACGCCAATTTACAAGAAGCTATTAGCAATGCTGTTTATGTTCATGGTAAAGCGGCTGATATGTTAGTACAGCAAACCCATACGATGTGGGATGTACTTGCCACTGATGTAATTGCAGCGTTGCCATCGGTATTTCGTACATTTTTCTAAAAAGTTCCCTTCTTTGTCCGAAAAGAGGCAAAGGGGTTGAAGGAATGAAGAAGAAAAGCTTTCTACTATTTATTTTAGGACTATTACTCATCATAGGATTATCAGCCTGCGGCGAAAAGAGTCAGGAGGACGTTAAAAAAGCTTTAGATAAAAAAATGGAGGAGATTACGGGTTATAAAGCAAATGCAACGCTGACATTGCAAACGGGGAATCAGCCGCAAGAATATAGTATTGATATTTGGCATAATAAACCGGATTTTTATCGTGTTCATTTAAAGAGCGATAATAAAGAGCAAAGTCAAATGATTCTTCGCAATAATGACGGGGTGTTTGTAATCACACCTGCCTTAAATAAAAGCTTCCGATTCCAAAGTGATTGGCCAGAAAATACAAGCCAAGCATATTTATATGAATCTTTAGTAAGCGATATTTTGAATGATGATGAAGCTAAATTTACGCAAACGGAAACAGCTTATATTTTTGAAACAAAAACAAATTATCAAAATAACAAAACTCTTCCAACTCAAGAAATTGCAATCAATAAAAAAGATTTATCGCCTGTAATGGTGAAGGTGATGGACCAAGATAGACAGCCGCTAGTACAAGTTGATTTCACTGGGTTTGAATTTAATGCGAAATTTGATGCGGATGCATTTGACTTAGAGAAAAATAAAACAGGTGCC contains:
- a CDS encoding rhomboid family intramembrane serine protease, which translates into the protein MFIRNEDFRSFTRLYPVITFILIIHIFLWFVISFLPIGPQLISVGIGSNSGVYHGEYWRLITPIFLHSGFGHMLFNSFSLILFGPALERMVGKSTFIITYLASGILANIGTYFVAPINYYHLGSSSAIFGLFGIYLYMVLYRKDLIDKMNSQIVISILVIGLVMTFFRSDVNIYAHIFGLLGGIALAPIVLKKASRYY
- a CDS encoding DEAD/DEAH box helicase, producing the protein MTMFHELGISEKIMKSIQSMGFEEATPIQAETIPVSLQGKDVIGQAQTGTGKTAAFGIPMIEKIDVKNGFIQGIVVAPTRELAIQVAEELNRIGQFKGVRALPIYGGQDINRQIRALKNRPQIIVGTPGRLMDHMNRKTIRLQNIQIVVLDEADEMLNMGFIEDIESILKEVPEERQTLLFSATMPDPIRKIAENFMREPVLIKVKAKEMTVPNIEQYYIEIQEKKKFDVLTRLLDMESPELAIVFGRTKRRVDELSEALNSRGYAAEGIHGDLTQAKRSSVLKKFKAGTIEVLVATDVAARGLDISGVTHVYNFDIPQDPESYVHRIGRTGRAGKTGLAYTFVTPREIGQLKNIERTTKRSMVRKPIPSMDDALEGQKQITAEKILYTIQNENFSFYKHMAEELLDEHDSVTVVAAAIKLLTKEPDTTPVQLTAEAPVIAKERKPRDNRSRDNFARDNRRRESSRGKGGFQRNSRPRSASSSGARKKAYK
- a CDS encoding outer membrane lipoprotein carrier protein LolA — encoded protein: MKKKSFLLFILGLLLIIGLSACGEKSQEDVKKALDKKMEEITGYKANATLTLQTGNQPQEYSIDIWHNKPDFYRVHLKSDNKEQSQMILRNNDGVFVITPALNKSFRFQSDWPENTSQAYLYESLVSDILNDDEAKFTQTETAYIFETKTNYQNNKTLPTQEIAINKKDLSPVMVKVMDQDRQPLVQVDFTGFEFNAKFDADAFDLEKNKTGAQMDTPTMAQPANAKLTVLYPESTPGMELIEEKKVATENGERIVLTYAGEKSFTLFEEVASVLPASAPIFVDGEPVDLGFTVGIVTENAISWSYDSVDFYLASENLSKEEMYEIARSVQGQAIK
- a CDS encoding NAD(P)H-hydrate dehydratase codes for the protein MHVVTANEMYEIDRYTIGEIGLPGVLLMENAGRAFVQKALDYVDKGQKIAVLIGAGNNGGDGFVIARILKSLGFHADAFLVVEKEKVKGDALFHFEAFKRSGYEVMLLHDFSNLQHYDVIIDAMLGIGIKGEIKTPYQEIITACNELTNLKISVDIPSGIPADGIHPFNLAFMADITITLEHPKLSAFTYPARSFYGKLEVVSIGIPPLASQAVMNYERKCWTEKEVSKTIPKRTPSSHKGTHGKGLVIGGSYQMTGAPVMTTRAALRAGGGLTTLAIPDAIHSIVASQIVEAMFSPWKEENGHFSGELGTDVSRFDAVAFGPGVGRENGGEKILSTLLDNVKAPLIVDADGLFYLADLKERLKKRPYPTIITPHTGEFARLTSYSLAEIEKNRFELSRRFALAYGVYIVLKGPFSIVTTPTGSQYVNTSGNAALAKGGTGDVLTGIILAFVMNHANLQEAISNAVYVHGKAADMLVQQTHTMWDVLATDVIAALPSVFRTFF
- a CDS encoding holo-ACP synthase, producing the protein MIKGIGIDIVEINRVRTIVERQAKFSKRVLTEKEEKIFETLSKGRQIEFLAGRFAAKEAYAKAKGTGIGKSLSFLDIEILPDELGKPVIKTKEKEIVHLSISHSKEYAIAQVVIEQI